In the genome of Cryptomeria japonica chromosome 8, Sugi_1.0, whole genome shotgun sequence, one region contains:
- the LOC131064736 gene encoding uncharacterized protein LOC131064736, translating into MAMVIEAGALSLSSRASNAVAYASVLRGRVFRGNTRLGMPTCRGLRIGGLEKRLSVAFNGKKLRASRGIVCEAQETVATVQEVSDSTWKTLVLESDVPVLVDFWAPWCGPCRMIEPLIDELAKQYAGKIRCFKLNTDESPRIATEYGIRSIPTVMLFKGGEKKDTVIGAVPKTTLTASIEKYVEW; encoded by the exons ATGGCTATGGTAATAGAGGCAGGGGCTCTATCATTATCCTCCAGGGCTTCTAACGCAGTAGCCTATGCATCAGTCTTGCGTGGAAGGGTCTTCAGGGGGAACACGAGGTTGGGCATGCCCACATGTAGGGGATTGAGGATTGGAGGTCTTGAGAAGCGTCTATCGGTTGCATTTAATGGGAAGAAGTTACGTGCCTCCAGGGGCATTGTCTGTGAGGCACAAGAGACTGTTGCTACAG TTCAGGAAGTCAGTGACTCCACATGGAAAACACTTGTCCTAGAGAGTGATGTTCCTGTGCTTGTTGACTTTTGGGCACCATGGTGTGGACCATGTCGAATGATAGAACCCCTAATAGATGAACTTGCAAAGCAGTATGCTGGCAAGATCAGATGCTTCAAACTTAACACAGATGAGAGCCCACGTATTGCAACTGAATATGGTATCCGGAGCATTCCAACTGTAATGCTATTTAAAGGTGGAGAGAAGAAAGATACTGTTATTGGGGCTGTGCCAAAAACTACCTTAACTGCAAGCATTGAAAAGTATGTAGAGTGGTAG